One Chaetodon trifascialis isolate fChaTrf1 chromosome 21, fChaTrf1.hap1, whole genome shotgun sequence genomic window carries:
- the rbp4 gene encoding retinol-binding protein 4 isoform X2 has protein sequence MLRYVVALCLVALSWAQDCQVANIQVMQNFDRTRYAGTWYAVAKKDPEGLFLIDNVVAQFNVAEDGTMTATAKGRVIILNNWELCADMLATFHDTTDPAKFRMKYWGAASYLQTGDDEHWVIDTDYDNYAVHYSCRVVDEDGTCLDSYSFIFSRHPTGLRPEDQRAVHQKKIDLCLLGKYRRVAHTGFCDSS, from the exons ATGCTGCGGTACGTTGTGGCTCTCTGCCTCGTGGCTTTGTCCTGGGCACAGGACTGCCAAGTGGCCAACATCCAGGTCATGCAGAACTTTGACAGGACCAGG TACGCAGGGACATGGTATGCTGTAGCAAAGAAGGACCCGGAGGGTTTGTTCTTAATTGACAACGTCGTGGCCCAGTTTAATGTGGCAGAAGATGGCACAATGACTGCCACTGCTAAGGGCAGAGTCATCATCCTCAA CAATTGGGAATTGTGTGCCGACATGTTGGCCACCTTTCATGACACCACTGACCCTGCCAAGTTCAGGATGAAGTACTGGGGAGCAGCATCATACCTGCAGACTGGAG ATGATGAGCACTGGGTCATCGACACTGACTACGATAACTACGCCGTCCACTACTCCTGCAGAGTAGTCGATGAGGACGGCACTTGCCTGGACAGCTACTCCTTCATATTCTCCCGTCATCCGACCGGTCTGAGGCCGGAGGACCAGCGCGCTGTCCACCAGAAGAAGATTGACCTGTGCCTGCTGGGCAAATACAGACGCGTGGCACACACTG GCTTCTGTGATAGCAGCTGA
- the rbp4 gene encoding retinol-binding protein 4 isoform X1, with amino-acid sequence MMAASWTEFTSLKEAVSLTSTGAEKAADRASARTFLSKYSLANCGLFSRMLRYVVALCLVALSWAQDCQVANIQVMQNFDRTRYAGTWYAVAKKDPEGLFLIDNVVAQFNVAEDGTMTATAKGRVIILNNWELCADMLATFHDTTDPAKFRMKYWGAASYLQTGDDEHWVIDTDYDNYAVHYSCRVVDEDGTCLDSYSFIFSRHPTGLRPEDQRAVHQKKIDLCLLGKYRRVAHTGFCDSS; translated from the exons ATGATGGCGGCCTCTTGGACAGAGTTCACATCCTTGAAGGAAGCGGTGTCTTTGACGTCGACGGGCGCGGAAAAGGCGGCGGACAGGGCCTCCGCGCGCACCTTCTTATCAAAGTATTCTTTGGCGAACTGCGGGTTGTTCTCCAG AATGCTGCGGTACGTTGTGGCTCTCTGCCTCGTGGCTTTGTCCTGGGCACAGGACTGCCAAGTGGCCAACATCCAGGTCATGCAGAACTTTGACAGGACCAGG TACGCAGGGACATGGTATGCTGTAGCAAAGAAGGACCCGGAGGGTTTGTTCTTAATTGACAACGTCGTGGCCCAGTTTAATGTGGCAGAAGATGGCACAATGACTGCCACTGCTAAGGGCAGAGTCATCATCCTCAA CAATTGGGAATTGTGTGCCGACATGTTGGCCACCTTTCATGACACCACTGACCCTGCCAAGTTCAGGATGAAGTACTGGGGAGCAGCATCATACCTGCAGACTGGAG ATGATGAGCACTGGGTCATCGACACTGACTACGATAACTACGCCGTCCACTACTCCTGCAGAGTAGTCGATGAGGACGGCACTTGCCTGGACAGCTACTCCTTCATATTCTCCCGTCATCCGACCGGTCTGAGGCCGGAGGACCAGCGCGCTGTCCACCAGAAGAAGATTGACCTGTGCCTGCTGGGCAAATACAGACGCGTGGCACACACTG GCTTCTGTGATAGCAGCTGA
- the cep55l gene encoding centrosomal protein of 55 kDa encodes MQHQLHKVLKELRKARDQIAKLESAKPPNARFSEPSSYNSLEFERLTINDPHGPTSPSKVANLLDESFLECPKCRAPYPTSRHRELLAHIDYCFA; translated from the exons ATGCAGCACCAGTTACATAAGGTGCTGAAGGAGCTCCGCAAGGCCCGAGATCAGATTGCTAAACTGGAGTCTGCT AAACCGCCAAACGCCCGTTTCTCAGAGCCCAGCTCCTACAACAGCCTGGAGTTTGAGCGCCTTACCATCAATGACCCTCACGGTCCCACATCTCCCTCAAAAGTCGCCAACCTCCTGGATGAGAGTTTCCTGGAGTGCCCAAAGTGCCGGGCTCCCTATCCCACCAGCCGCCACAGGGAGCTCCTGGCACACATCGACTACTGCTTTGCCTGA